One part of the Sporosarcina ureae genome encodes these proteins:
- a CDS encoding aminotransferase class I/II-fold pyridoxal phosphate-dependent enzyme, producing MQIAPINEKLLLKAQEAEEEIAPFVKTMEEIAFYNQRKVLQAFKKNQVSDFHLSGSTGYGYDDSGRDVLEQVYSDVFGAEDCLVRNQIISGTHAITISLFGILRPGDELLYITGKPYDTLESIISGNGKDTGSLEDFQISYQHIDLKEDGSVDYAKAKEAISSKTKIVAIQRSKGYSSNPSFRIHEIEAIIKEVRKMKEDVVIFVDNCYGEFVEMKEPVEVGADLMAGSLIKNPGGGLARTGGYIAGKKDLVEKCAYRMTSPGLGAEAGASLDTLLEMYQGFFLAPHVVSQAVKGALFTSAFFGSFGMDTTPHYSERRTDLIQSVNFLNAEQMIAFCQMIQQNSPINAQYAPEPSYMPGYADDVIMAAGTFIQGSSIELTADGPIRPPYTAYIQGGLTYEHVKSAVLDSMEQLLEKNLV from the coding sequence ATGCAAATCGCACCAATTAATGAAAAATTACTGTTAAAAGCTCAAGAAGCAGAAGAAGAAATCGCTCCGTTTGTGAAGACGATGGAAGAAATCGCTTTTTATAACCAAAGAAAAGTATTACAAGCATTCAAAAAGAATCAAGTAAGCGACTTTCACCTATCGGGCTCTACTGGCTATGGATATGATGATAGCGGCCGTGATGTGTTGGAACAAGTCTATTCGGATGTATTCGGGGCGGAAGACTGTCTCGTAAGAAATCAGATTATTTCCGGCACACACGCTATTACGATCAGCTTGTTTGGAATATTACGTCCAGGCGATGAATTGCTTTACATAACAGGTAAGCCATACGATACATTAGAATCTATTATTTCGGGGAACGGCAAAGATACAGGTTCATTGGAAGACTTTCAAATATCCTATCAGCATATCGATTTGAAAGAAGATGGATCTGTTGATTACGCAAAAGCAAAAGAAGCTATTTCATCTAAGACGAAGATTGTTGCCATTCAACGCTCAAAAGGATATTCAAGCAATCCGTCATTCAGAATCCATGAAATAGAAGCGATCATTAAGGAAGTACGTAAAATGAAGGAAGATGTCGTGATTTTTGTAGATAATTGCTACGGAGAATTTGTTGAAATGAAAGAGCCTGTTGAAGTTGGAGCTGATTTAATGGCTGGTTCACTTATTAAGAATCCAGGTGGCGGATTAGCAAGAACAGGTGGTTATATAGCGGGCAAGAAGGACTTGGTTGAGAAGTGTGCATATCGTATGACGTCACCAGGCCTTGGAGCCGAAGCAGGGGCGTCACTCGACACGTTACTGGAGATGTATCAAGGATTCTTCTTAGCGCCGCATGTAGTAAGCCAGGCAGTCAAAGGCGCACTTTTCACATCTGCATTTTTTGGCAGTTTCGGTATGGACACGACACCGCATTACAGTGAGCGTCGTACGGATTTAATCCAATCAGTTAATTTCTTGAACGCGGAACAAATGATTGCATTTTGTCAGATGATCCAGCAAAATTCCCCAATCAATGCCCAGTACGCTCCGGAGCCTTCATATATGCCCGGTTATGCTGATGACGTCATCATGGCAGCGGGTACATTCATTCAGGGGTCCAGTATTGAATTAACAGCTGACGGCCCGATTCGACCACCTTACACAGCATATATTCAAGGTGGTTTGACATATGAACATGTAAAATCGGCTGTGCTCGATTCTATGGAACAGTTGCTTGAAAAGAACTTAGTATAA
- the lexA gene encoding transcriptional repressor LexA codes for MKKISKRQEEILAFIKDEVRLKGYPPSVREIGEAVGLASSSTVHGHLSRLESKGFIRRDPTKPRAIEILDPEGLDELKSGVMHVPLIGKVTAGNPITTIENIEEYFPLPDTFGSSEDEIFMLEIVGDSMIEAGILNGDRVIVRQTHSASNGEIVVAMTEEDEATVKRFFKEKDYFRLQPENSSMEPIIVDKVSILGKVVGVFRMIH; via the coding sequence TTGAAGAAAATATCAAAAAGACAAGAAGAAATACTCGCTTTCATAAAAGATGAAGTTCGTTTAAAAGGCTATCCACCTTCCGTTCGTGAAATTGGAGAAGCTGTTGGACTGGCATCAAGTTCCACGGTTCACGGTCACTTATCAAGACTCGAGAGTAAAGGTTTCATACGCCGGGATCCAACTAAACCCCGCGCCATCGAGATCTTGGATCCAGAAGGATTGGATGAATTAAAAAGTGGTGTTATGCATGTACCATTAATCGGGAAAGTTACTGCTGGTAATCCAATCACAACAATTGAAAATATAGAAGAATACTTCCCATTACCAGATACGTTCGGTTCATCAGAAGATGAAATCTTCATGTTAGAAATTGTAGGAGATAGTATGATAGAAGCGGGAATTCTTAATGGGGACCGTGTAATTGTTAGACAAACACACTCTGCAAGTAATGGTGAAATTGTTGTTGCCATGACAGAGGAAGACGAAGCAACTGTTAAACGTTTCTTTAAAGAAAAAGACTATTTCCGGCTACAACCAGAAAACTCCTCCATGGAGCCGATCATTGTAGATAAGGTTTCTATATTAGGTAAAGTTGTTGGCGTATTCCGTATGATTCATTAA
- the yneA gene encoding cell division suppressor protein YneA, producing the protein MMEYIKEFIKNNYYFAVLLAVCVSFAWVQFDKMAEEDHYMEIVINEGDTLWQLASNYSEDIPTSHWIEQVRSLNELPTDQIVSGELLRVPVKMDKQTDIRVAEVGEGSR; encoded by the coding sequence ATGATGGAGTATATTAAAGAATTTATCAAAAATAATTATTATTTTGCAGTATTATTAGCTGTTTGTGTTTCATTCGCTTGGGTTCAGTTCGATAAAATGGCTGAAGAAGATCACTATATGGAAATCGTTATTAATGAAGGAGATACACTTTGGCAGCTAGCGTCCAACTACTCTGAAGATATACCAACTAGCCACTGGATCGAACAAGTACGCTCATTAAATGAATTACCTACTGATCAAATCGTTTCGGGTGAATTACTACGTGTGCCTGTTAAAATGGATAAACAGACAGATATCCGAGTAGCTGAAGTAGGAGAGGGATCCAGATGA
- a CDS encoding YneB family resolvase-like protein has translation MTEKRCVIYCRVSTEKETQEQSIIRQQEELEKLASELSYDCVGIYTDRQSGYDMDREGLLSMLDQIQDGTVDALFIQDETRLGRGNARVAILHVIAKSETTVITNHSNGTIELNEMDTMLLEILAIVEEYQRKLHNAKIRRGMKRAVDKGYDPSKNLRNIDQAPGRERLELPIEEIVSLRNKGLTYEEIATVLNGLGHAVSKATVHRRYREFITQQH, from the coding sequence ATGACAGAAAAGAGATGTGTAATCTATTGCCGTGTGAGTACAGAAAAGGAGACACAAGAACAATCTATTATTAGGCAACAAGAAGAACTTGAAAAATTAGCATCTGAGTTGTCTTATGATTGTGTTGGAATCTATACAGATCGGCAAAGTGGCTATGACATGGATCGCGAAGGTCTTTTATCTATGTTAGATCAAATCCAAGATGGCACAGTCGATGCGCTGTTCATTCAAGACGAAACACGTTTAGGACGGGGCAATGCAAGGGTCGCAATTTTACATGTGATTGCTAAAAGTGAGACTACTGTAATTACCAATCATTCTAACGGTACGATAGAACTGAATGAAATGGATACGATGTTGCTTGAAATTCTTGCAATCGTAGAAGAATATCAACGGAAATTACATAATGCAAAAATACGTAGAGGGATGAAACGTGCTGTTGACAAAGGGTATGATCCTTCGAAGAATTTACGTAATATCGACCAAGCTCCAGGGCGTGAACGACTTGAGCTTCCAATAGAAGAAATTGTTTCACTACGCAACAAAGGTCTAACATACGAAGAAATTGCAACTGTATTAAATGGGTTAGGTCATGCGGTTAGCAAAGCGACGGTTCATAGAAGGTATAGGGAGTTTATAACACAGCAACACTAA
- a CDS encoding DUF896 domain-containing protein produces the protein MLSEKKIQRINELAKKKKTTGLSIEEAKEQTQLRKEYLETFRSSMRETIESVKVLDPEGNDVTPEKVKQARANQKPLN, from the coding sequence ATGCTATCAGAAAAGAAAATACAACGTATCAATGAACTTGCGAAAAAAAAGAAAACAACAGGATTATCGATTGAAGAAGCCAAAGAACAAACGCAACTAAGAAAAGAATACTTAGAAACATTCCGTTCAAGTATGCGTGAGACAATTGAATCGGTCAAAGTGTTGGATCCAGAAGGAAATGATGTAACACCTGAAAAAGTCAAACAAGCTCGTGCGAACCAAAAACCGCTAAATTGA
- the tkt gene encoding transketolase codes for MTEKIDQLAITTIRTLSIDAIEKANSGHPGLPMGAAPMAYTLWTKHLHHNPSNPQWFNRDRFVLSAGHGSMLLYSLLHLSGYGLSIDDLKNFRQWDSKTPGHPEYGHTAGVEATTGPLGQGIGMSVGMAMAEKHLAATYNKPGFDIVDHYTYALCGDGDLMEGVAAEAISMAGHLQLDKLIVLYDSNDISLDGDLDMSFSENIKKRFESYGWNYSRVEDGNDIKSVSDAIEAAKGNTGGPTIIEVKTVIGYGSPNKSGKADAHGAPLGEDEMALTKEYYKWTFEEDFHVPEEVYDQFNSATDQLGVQSEQQWNDLFESYQNEHKELAAQFKQAIANELPADLQDQLPVYEAGASVATRSASGDSINALAKAVPALFGGSADLAGSNKTTIKNTGDFSASDYSGRNIWFGVREFAMGTALNGMTLHGGVKVFGGTFFVFSDYVRPAIRLSALMGLPVTYVFTHDSVAVGEDGPTHEPVEQLASLRAMPGLSIIRPADGNETSAAWHTAATSKDTPTVLVLSRQNLEVLPKSQELAMEYVPKGAYVISPAVKEQADGLLLASGSEVSLAVEAQKALKEQDIDVSVVSMPSWDLFEKQDQAYKDSVIPKNIKKRVAIEMGASLGWHKYSGDEGTVMAIDTFGASAPGDLVIEKYGFTVENVVKEMKNLLNN; via the coding sequence ATGACCGAAAAAATCGATCAACTGGCAATAACAACAATCCGAACATTATCAATCGATGCGATTGAAAAAGCAAATTCAGGTCACCCAGGATTACCGATGGGCGCAGCACCGATGGCTTATACATTATGGACGAAGCATTTGCATCATAATCCATCCAACCCACAATGGTTCAATCGTGATCGTTTTGTACTTTCAGCGGGTCACGGCTCGATGTTACTTTACAGCTTGTTACACTTGAGCGGCTATGGCTTGAGTATTGATGACTTAAAGAACTTCAGACAATGGGATTCAAAAACTCCAGGACATCCGGAATACGGACACACAGCAGGAGTGGAAGCGACTACAGGACCTCTTGGACAAGGAATTGGTATGTCTGTAGGTATGGCAATGGCAGAGAAACATCTTGCTGCAACGTACAATAAACCAGGTTTTGATATTGTAGACCATTACACATACGCACTTTGTGGTGATGGCGATCTAATGGAAGGCGTAGCAGCGGAAGCTATTTCTATGGCTGGCCATCTTCAATTAGATAAATTGATCGTATTATATGACAGTAATGATATTTCTTTAGATGGCGACTTGGATATGTCTTTCTCTGAAAACATTAAAAAGCGCTTTGAATCCTATGGCTGGAACTACTCAAGAGTAGAAGATGGCAATGATATAAAATCTGTTTCAGATGCAATTGAAGCAGCAAAAGGCAACACAGGCGGACCGACAATCATTGAAGTGAAAACTGTCATTGGTTATGGTTCACCAAACAAATCTGGTAAGGCCGATGCACATGGAGCGCCACTAGGTGAAGATGAAATGGCTCTTACAAAAGAGTATTATAAGTGGACGTTCGAAGAAGACTTCCATGTTCCTGAAGAGGTTTATGACCAATTCAATTCAGCAACAGATCAATTAGGCGTGCAATCAGAGCAACAATGGAATGACTTGTTCGAAAGTTATCAAAACGAACACAAAGAATTAGCTGCACAATTTAAACAAGCGATTGCAAATGAACTTCCAGCTGACTTACAGGACCAACTGCCAGTTTATGAAGCAGGTGCTTCTGTGGCGACACGTTCTGCGTCTGGTGATTCAATCAATGCATTAGCGAAAGCTGTTCCCGCTTTATTTGGGGGTAGTGCGGATCTTGCAGGATCAAATAAGACAACAATTAAAAATACGGGTGATTTCTCCGCTAGTGATTATTCGGGACGGAATATCTGGTTTGGAGTACGTGAATTCGCGATGGGGACTGCACTTAACGGTATGACTCTTCATGGCGGAGTGAAAGTTTTCGGCGGAACATTCTTCGTGTTCAGCGATTACGTGCGACCTGCTATTCGTCTTTCAGCGCTAATGGGATTACCTGTGACATACGTCTTTACACATGACAGCGTTGCAGTCGGAGAAGACGGCCCAACACATGAACCTGTTGAACAGTTGGCTTCATTACGTGCGATGCCTGGATTGTCTATCATTCGTCCGGCTGACGGAAATGAAACATCTGCTGCTTGGCATACAGCTGCTACTTCAAAAGACACACCAACTGTGTTGGTATTGTCTAGACAAAATCTTGAAGTATTGCCAAAATCACAAGAGCTTGCTATGGAATACGTACCAAAAGGTGCGTACGTCATTTCACCTGCTGTTAAAGAGCAAGCAGATGGTTTACTGCTAGCAAGCGGCTCTGAAGTAAGTCTTGCTGTGGAAGCACAGAAAGCACTTAAAGAACAAGATATCGACGTCAGTGTCGTTTCAATGCCTTCATGGGATCTCTTTGAGAAGCAGGATCAAGCATACAAAGATTCTGTTATACCAAAGAATATCAAGAAGAGAGTAGCGATTGAGATGGGTGCTTCACTTGGATGGCATAAATACTCTGGTGATGAAGGTACTGTCATGGCAATCGACACATTCGGTGCAAGTGCGCCAGGTGACTTAGTCATTGAAAAATATGGCTTCACTGTAGAAAACGTTGTTAAAGAAATGAAAAATTTACTAAATAACTAA
- a CDS encoding IS30 family transposase codes for MVAQLENTIQNRKNKHLSAFERGQIEALHKDGHTNREIGRRLGRVHQTIANELERGTTTQLQTGRTPYTAYFAETGQAIYERNRLQCGAKSKLLIASEFIDFACEKILDEDWSPDAVVGFISLQNEWIDRPTVSTKTLYNYIDLDILRVRNIDLPMKLRRNTKVKRIRRNRRILGMSIAERPVEIDNRQEFGHWEIDTVEGQKSDDNALLTLVERKTRNYYAILLDDQDHDSVDYAMNQLRQDFGELFPQVFKTITSDNGSEFSNLTTSLQGVTDVYFARPYAPYERGSNERHNGLLRRYIPKGKAISDYSTASIQHIYQTLNQLPRKILNYRQPSVLFEQELARLA; via the coding sequence ATAGTGGCACAACTTGAGAATACCATACAAAACCGTAAAAATAAACACCTGTCAGCTTTTGAGCGCGGTCAAATCGAGGCGCTTCACAAGGACGGGCACACCAACCGAGAGATTGGCAGACGCTTAGGACGCGTTCATCAAACCATTGCCAATGAATTAGAGCGTGGAACCACGACTCAACTTCAAACTGGACGCACGCCCTATACAGCCTATTTCGCTGAAACGGGACAGGCGATCTATGAACGAAATCGACTTCAGTGCGGGGCGAAAAGTAAGTTGCTTATCGCGAGTGAATTTATCGATTTCGCATGTGAGAAGATCCTAGATGAGGACTGGTCGCCAGATGCGGTTGTTGGATTTATAAGCCTTCAAAACGAATGGATAGACCGACCTACAGTGTCCACGAAAACCCTTTATAACTACATTGATTTAGACATATTACGCGTTCGAAACATAGACTTGCCGATGAAACTAAGACGGAACACCAAAGTGAAACGCATCCGTAGAAACCGTCGTATTCTGGGCATGAGTATCGCTGAACGTCCCGTTGAAATTGATAACCGTCAAGAATTCGGTCATTGGGAAATTGATACGGTAGAAGGACAGAAGTCTGATGACAACGCGTTACTGACACTCGTTGAACGTAAAACGAGAAACTATTATGCGATTCTACTAGACGATCAAGATCACGATTCAGTGGACTATGCGATGAACCAATTACGACAGGATTTCGGCGAGCTGTTTCCTCAAGTATTTAAAACGATTACGTCAGATAACGGCAGCGAGTTTTCTAATCTAACAACGAGTCTTCAAGGGGTCACGGACGTCTATTTCGCTCGTCCATACGCACCGTATGAAAGAGGGTCCAACGAGCGACACAACGGACTTCTCAGACGATATATTCCCAAAGGAAAAGCGATTTCTGATTACTCTACAGCGTCTATTCAACATATTTATCAGACATTGAATCAGTTGCCCAGGAAGATTTTGAACTATCGACAGCCATCCGTTTTGTTTGAACAAGAGTTAGCTAGGTTAGCTTAG
- the sirA gene encoding sporulation inhibitor of replication protein SirA: MRKYEIFKIKSAYQSFIMGRERLLFELLTVGPSTNYQEIEYLCDQLNQRELDSIIQHNLAKSFDNLDSYHNEYRLTHLIKGEVFIKMGTHSIQVYCQGSRMLDLDLFVALSTSTDRFFAIMNEQEECGWLKPIKYSERMILENTMM, translated from the coding sequence ATGAGAAAGTATGAAATATTTAAAATTAAGTCAGCCTATCAATCCTTCATAATGGGGCGTGAACGTTTGTTATTTGAACTTCTAACGGTTGGCCCTTCTACAAACTATCAGGAAATTGAATACTTATGTGACCAGTTAAATCAAAGAGAACTTGATTCCATCATTCAGCATAATTTGGCGAAAAGTTTTGATAACCTGGATTCCTATCATAATGAATATCGATTAACACATTTAATTAAAGGTGAGGTATTCATTAAAATGGGGACACATAGTATTCAAGTGTATTGCCAAGGATCTCGAATGCTAGACTTAGATTTATTTGTAGCGTTATCTACTTCAACAGATCGTTTTTTTGCAATCATGAATGAACAGGAAGAATGCGGATGGCTTAAACCTATTAAATACTCAGAACGCATGATACTGGAAAATACAATGATGTAA
- a CDS encoding YneF family protein, whose amino-acid sequence MTLWIAILLIVVALIGGVALGFFIARKYMMNYLKENPPINEQMLRMMMMQMGQKPSQKKINQMMAQMNKVQDKPAKKK is encoded by the coding sequence ATGACTTTATGGATAGCAATTTTATTGATCGTCGTCGCTTTGATCGGCGGAGTAGCTCTCGGCTTTTTCATAGCACGTAAATATATGATGAATTATTTGAAGGAAAATCCGCCAATTAATGAGCAAATGTTACGTATGATGATGATGCAAATGGGACAGAAACCTTCACAAAAGAAAATTAACCAAATGATGGCTCAGATGAACAAGGTGCAAGACAAGCCAGCTAAAAAAAAATAA
- a CDS encoding alpha/beta hydrolase: MNRRVVYILGIVSSIMTALLTIFGILVTNRLMYLKTKDSEFILQREMIAKRFDRQWFETVRKDDIWIPSPNGYNLRAIFLRPLDTTRTVVICHGVTENKVNSIKYARLFERLGFNSVIFDHRRHGDSGGKTTSFGFYEKMDLKEVVRAIRERVGKRALIGIHGESMGAATTLLYAGTYEDEADFYISDCPFSDFSEQLLHIIRTEMPFKTSMSLRVANLFLKIRDGYTSAAVSPREVMKFIDKPVLFIHSMEDTFILPHMTEELYDLKEGDKMMKLFAKGAHAKSYNDNPDEYLQTVQRFLNRFRLY, encoded by the coding sequence TTGAATCGTAGAGTAGTGTATATTTTAGGAATCGTCTCCAGTATCATGACAGCGCTTCTTACTATTTTCGGTATTCTTGTCACCAATCGATTAATGTATTTAAAAACGAAAGACTCTGAATTCATTTTACAGCGTGAAATGATTGCGAAACGATTTGATCGCCAATGGTTTGAAACCGTTAGAAAAGATGATATTTGGATTCCTTCTCCTAATGGCTATAATTTACGTGCTATATTTTTGAGACCTTTAGATACAACAAGAACGGTTGTCATTTGTCATGGTGTAACAGAAAATAAAGTGAACTCGATTAAATACGCTCGTCTATTTGAACGGCTAGGATTTAATTCGGTCATTTTTGACCATCGTCGTCATGGTGATTCTGGCGGCAAAACAACAAGTTTTGGGTTTTATGAAAAGATGGACTTAAAAGAAGTTGTGAGGGCTATTCGTGAACGAGTAGGTAAGCGCGCTTTAATTGGCATCCACGGCGAATCTATGGGAGCCGCCACTACGCTGTTGTACGCAGGTACGTACGAAGATGAAGCCGATTTTTATATATCCGATTGTCCGTTTTCGGATTTCTCCGAGCAACTATTGCACATTATCCGGACAGAAATGCCTTTCAAGACTTCCATGAGCTTGCGAGTCGCCAATTTGTTTCTAAAAATTCGTGATGGCTATACATCTGCAGCCGTTTCGCCACGTGAAGTGATGAAGTTTATCGATAAACCTGTATTATTCATCCATAGTATGGAAGACACGTTCATTTTGCCCCATATGACAGAAGAGTTGTATGATTTAAAGGAAGGCGATAAAATGATGAAACTTTTCGCCAAAGGGGCACATGCCAAATCGTATAATGATAACCCAGATGAATATTTACAAACCGTACAACGATTTTTAAATCGATTTCGTTTATATTGA
- a CDS encoding hydroxymethylglutaryl-CoA lyase: MSSLPKNVTLIEVGPRDGLQNEKNSIPTDQKLAFIHALQQAGLHEMEVTSFVSPKWVPQMSDSMEIMANIRKQGRQLVLTPNARGVENALRAGADSMAVFVGVSDTFNQHNINRTTEESVETLRPIIDQLKKDHHFVRACISTAFHCPYEGFIPQEQTLSLCRQFVDMGVEELSVADTDGMANPLASFTLFQELKQQFPNILLTAHFHDTRKLGLANIYASLQAGVDRFDTSAGGLGGCPFAPGATGNVATEDVLYLLESLNIETGVDMDKVCLAVDEVAPYLSRPIETAMYNLYKRRK, encoded by the coding sequence ATGTCTAGCTTACCAAAAAACGTAACATTAATCGAGGTTGGTCCACGTGATGGCTTACAAAATGAAAAAAACAGTATTCCTACTGATCAAAAATTAGCTTTTATCCACGCTTTACAGCAGGCGGGGCTCCATGAAATGGAAGTCACTTCATTTGTATCGCCTAAGTGGGTTCCACAAATGTCCGATTCCATGGAAATTATGGCTAATATAAGAAAACAAGGCAGACAACTTGTTCTTACACCGAATGCACGTGGCGTCGAGAATGCTCTCAGAGCTGGTGCAGATAGCATGGCGGTCTTTGTGGGTGTCAGCGATACATTTAATCAACACAACATCAATCGCACCACTGAAGAGAGTGTTGAGACACTAAGACCAATTATAGATCAGCTGAAAAAAGATCATCATTTTGTCAGAGCTTGTATTTCAACCGCATTTCACTGTCCATATGAAGGCTTCATTCCGCAAGAACAAACACTCTCTCTTTGCAGGCAATTTGTTGATATGGGCGTGGAAGAATTAAGTGTGGCAGATACAGACGGCATGGCAAATCCTTTGGCAAGTTTCACCCTATTTCAGGAACTGAAGCAACAGTTTCCAAATATTTTACTTACTGCGCATTTTCACGACACGCGCAAATTAGGTTTAGCCAATATTTATGCCTCTTTACAGGCGGGCGTTGATCGATTCGATACATCTGCTGGTGGTCTAGGTGGCTGTCCTTTCGCTCCTGGTGCTACAGGTAATGTTGCTACGGAAGATGTTTTATATTTATTGGAGTCTCTGAATATAGAAACAGGTGTTGATATGGACAAAGTATGCTTAGCTGTTGATGAAGTCGCACCCTATCTGTCACGTCCAATCGAAACAGCTATGTACAATTTATATAAAAGAAGAAAGTAA
- a CDS encoding YqkE family protein — MSKKQRKALSNQKGNTVDHSAPLLSDFMDEDVLAKLKEMKQEMKVVEETKLEKEKEKRIQERKEREKNKSFEELLEEYGDGGTKY; from the coding sequence ATGTCAAAGAAACAACGAAAAGCATTGAGTAACCAAAAGGGAAATACAGTAGACCATTCTGCTCCTTTACTTTCAGATTTTATGGATGAGGATGTACTAGCTAAATTAAAAGAGATGAAGCAAGAAATGAAGGTTGTAGAAGAAACGAAACTAGAAAAAGAAAAAGAAAAACGTATTCAAGAGCGTAAAGAACGTGAAAAGAATAAAAGTTTTGAGGAACTACTTGAAGAATATGGAGACGGTGGGACGAAATATTAA
- a CDS encoding STAS domain-containing protein, with product MKQLDIKLYEYLLAKLPEITTSWLSMRKVEEDSIYSLNACPKMEETLREQNKLTNLTITSSLLDDQEIFEKNKKKWASVVALSRVNSNTPIEDVIDALSKVRLTYWRFIKEFHFVNENEITIEDYVRWSETLNNAFDQIYIEFAETYNEYINSRFDIQQSLINELSSPVIKITETIGVVPLIGDLDELRARIMLESIPEKSLESDIEHLFIDLSGVTVIDTLVAQQIYQITKVLSLLGTKCTITGIRPEIAHASTELGLDFSNIQTFSSLQLAFSKEFSIRKH from the coding sequence ATGAAACAGCTTGATATTAAGCTATATGAATATTTATTGGCAAAGTTACCTGAAATTACGACTTCTTGGCTGTCTATGAGAAAGGTAGAAGAGGACTCTATTTATTCACTCAATGCTTGTCCGAAAATGGAAGAAACTCTTCGGGAACAAAACAAATTAACGAATCTAACTATCACTAGTAGTTTACTTGATGATCAGGAAATTTTTGAGAAAAACAAAAAGAAATGGGCTTCTGTCGTAGCTCTTAGTAGAGTAAACAGCAATACTCCAATAGAAGATGTAATTGATGCATTAAGTAAGGTGCGTTTAACGTATTGGCGTTTCATAAAAGAATTTCACTTCGTAAACGAAAATGAGATCACGATTGAAGATTATGTGCGCTGGAGTGAAACACTTAATAATGCATTTGATCAAATTTATATTGAGTTTGCAGAAACGTATAATGAATACATCAATAGCAGGTTCGATATTCAACAAAGTTTAATCAATGAGTTAAGTTCGCCAGTCATCAAAATAACCGAAACGATTGGTGTTGTTCCCTTGATTGGCGATTTGGATGAACTACGCGCTCGTATTATGTTGGAGAGCATCCCAGAGAAGAGCTTAGAATCTGATATCGAACATTTATTTATCGATTTATCAGGAGTTACTGTAATTGATACATTGGTAGCGCAGCAGATTTATCAAATTACAAAAGTGCTGTCTCTATTAGGAACGAAATGCACGATTACGGGAATCCGTCCAGAAATTGCGCATGCATCAACAGAGCTCGGATTGGATTTTTCGAATATCCAAACGTTCAGTTCATTGCAATTGGCTTTTTCAAAAGAATTTTCAATTAGAAAACATTGA